A portion of the Suricata suricatta isolate VVHF042 chromosome 11, meerkat_22Aug2017_6uvM2_HiC, whole genome shotgun sequence genome contains these proteins:
- the LOC115272381 gene encoding olfactory receptor 5AN1-like, with amino-acid sequence MSADLEGCCRLRNSKPIIEGENITEVSYFILLGFSDFPRILAVLFVVFLLIYMMTPTWNLGLIILIRMDSHLYTPMYFFLSNLSFMDICYVTSTAPKMLSNFFQEQQTISFVGCAVQYFVFSLMGLSESCLMTTMAYDRYAAICNPLLYSSVMSPTLCIQMVLGSYVAGVSASVFLLCAIFQLHFCGPNVINHFFCDMPQLLVLSCSDAFFVQLLIAILTMIFGIINVLIIIISYGYIVISIMKITSAKGRSKAFNTCASHLTAVSLFYTSGMFVYLSSSSGGSSSFDRFVSVFYTVVIPMLNPLIYRLRNKEIKDALKKL; translated from the exons ATGTCTGCAGATCTAGAGGGCTGTTGTCGCCTCAG aaaCAGCAAGCCAATCATTGAGGGAGAAAATATTACAGAGGTCAGTTATTTCATCCTTTTGGGATTCTCTGATTTCCCCAGAATCCTAGCAGTGCTCTTTGTTGTATTCCTGCTGATCTACATGATGACTCCGACTTGGAACTTGGGCCTCATCATCTTAATAAGGATGGACTCTCACCTCtacacacccatgtacttcttcctcagtaACCTGTCCTTCATGGATATCTGCTATGTGACCTCCACAGCCCCCAAGATGCTCTCCAACTTTTTCCAAGAGCAGCAGACTATCAGCTTTGTGGGTTGTGCTGTTCAGTACTTTGTCTTTTCACTTATGGGACTGAGTGAGTCTTGTCTCATGACCACCATGGCTTATGACCGATATGCCGCCATTTGTAATCCTCTTCTCTATTCATCAGTCATGTCACCCACTCTCTGTATTCAGATGGTGCTGGGGTCCTATGTGGCTGGAGTCTCTGCTTCTGTATTCCTGTTGTGTGCCATATTTCAACTTCACTTCTGTGGGCCTAACGTCATCAACCACTTCTTCTGTGACATGCCCCAACTGTTAGTCTTGTCCTGCAGTGATGCTTTCTTTGTACAACTCTTGATTGCTATATTAACAATGATCTTTGGAATAATAAATGTCCTCATTATCATTATATCCTATGGTTATATTGTCATTTCCATCATGAAGATCACGTCAGCTAAAGGCAGGTCCAAGGCTTTCAACACCTGTGCTTCTCATCTGACAGCAGTGTCCCTCTTCTATACCTCAGGCATGTTTGTCTATTTGAGTTCCAGCTCCGGCGGTTCCTCCAGCTTTGACAGATTTGTATCAGTTTTTTACACTGTGGTTATTCCCATGTTGAATCCCTTGATTTACAGGCTGAGGAACAAGGAAATCAAAGATGCCTTGAAGAAGttataa